Genomic DNA from Fibrobacter sp. UWB10:
GTGTTGCCACTATAAGACGAACCATAATTACCGTTCGATGTAAAGCGAATGCTACGCTGAGCCGATCCGATTTTTACGTTCGCATAATAAGAACCCTGAGCCTTGACACAAGCCTGCAAATCGAGGCTGCCCGAACCATAAAGGGTTTCGCTCAACAGGCGATTGCCCATCATGTCGAAGATTTGGACTTGTACGGGTTCGCTGGAACGTTGAGAAAACGAAAGCACACCGTTATTGACGCTTATATAGCCCGGAAGCACGCGCCCCATCACGGACATTTCCTCTTCATGGAATTTAAATTCACCTTTGTCATCGGTCGTTGTCGAAAGACCTTTTTTGACAAGCGAAACAGCAGCACCACTAACGGCGCCGCCCTGATCATCACTCACTTTGCCCGTAAGCGTATAGGCACTAGCCGATACAGCCATTGCGCAAGCGAGAGCTAGAGGTTCCCAAACACTCTTTTTCATAAATGCTCCTTTATTGCTATTTATGAAAATAATTTCAAATGTTGGCTATATTCCACGCCAAGACGCAATTGCTTTGGACAAAATATCCAAAAGAGGTTTAGGGATATTTACAAGAGTATCGATTTACAACCTTTTTTCACACGTATTTAAAAGGAATAGGGCGGAATATACTATTTTATTACATAAATAACATTTAGTTTGGAGAAAATATGAAAAAGCTTTGGACGCTCTTTGCCAGCTCACTCTTGCTCGCATCAGTCTCTTTCGCACAAGACGACTTCGAATCTGAATACGAAGCCCAAGCCGAAGAACAGGTCGCCGACCAGCCCTCTGACCAATTCAACGACCAAACCGAAGATCAATTTGCAGACCAGGCTAGCGAACCTGCCGAAGAAGCAGAACAGGCAAGCAATACCGAAGCCGCCCCTAGCCAGCCCGTTGTTCCGCAGTACCAGGCTCAGGATAACACGCAGGCTACCGAACCGGCCAACACACAAAATGACGATTACGCAGAATCTAAACCGGCCGTCAACAAAACGGGCTTCGGTTTAAGGCTCGCTTTCGATTACGGCAGAATGTTCGGATTCAAGGATGACTTGGACAACGACAGCGATATCAGCGGCACACCGTCTGGCTTTGGTTTTGAAGGCGGTCTCATGGTTCGCGTCCAGATGATACCCAACCTTTTCTTTGCTCCCGAAATCAACGTGGCCTACATAAGCACCAACCACGAATACATGGATCATGAACGCAAATACACCACCACAGATTTGGAAATTCCCTTGATGCTGCGCGGCGTTATCGCTGATAAGTTCTACGTATCGGGCGGTGCACAAATCAACTTGACCATAAACAGCAAGTCTGAAATCGACCCCATCGAAAATTCCGTTCTCAATTTCAAGATCGAAACCACCGAAAAAGTGGAACAGGCAACCTTTGGCGTAGGCATTGTCGCTGGCGCCGGTTACAATATTGTTGCAGGACTTTTTGTTGATTTACGCTTCTACATGGGACTCTCCGAACTTTACCCGGACGTAAAATCTCTCGACGACTACGCAGACGGCGATACCGCCGAAGAAGGCGAATATTCTCTGGTCAATATGTCTGGCGCAAGAATGATGAAGTTCAAGGCAGGCATTAGCTACTGGTTCATGTAATGCAATAAAAGTAATAGTATGAAAAACCTTTTTGGTCTTACATACAAAGAATGCGCTCCGGTAGTGACTGCCGAAGCCATGCGTTTTCTTGACGGCGACACCAAGAGAAGCCGCGTTTCGACATCGGGATTTTCTCCGTTCTGGGATCCACAAGCAGGCATAGAATCCGCAAACATCGACGAGTTCGAAACCGCAATCGATGCCGGATACGGCCTCATGAAACTTGCGGGCCGAAAGCTCTTTGAAAAAGCAGTCGCCATGCTCGGCGAAAAGCCCGAAAGCAAAACCGTTGCCGTATTTGTCGGTGGCGGAAACAACGGCGGTGACGGACTTGTTCTTGCAAAATTG
This window encodes:
- a CDS encoding porin family protein, encoding MKKLWTLFASSLLLASVSFAQDDFESEYEAQAEEQVADQPSDQFNDQTEDQFADQASEPAEEAEQASNTEAAPSQPVVPQYQAQDNTQATEPANTQNDDYAESKPAVNKTGFGLRLAFDYGRMFGFKDDLDNDSDISGTPSGFGFEGGLMVRVQMIPNLFFAPEINVAYISTNHEYMDHERKYTTTDLEIPLMLRGVIADKFYVSGGAQINLTINSKSEIDPIENSVLNFKIETTEKVEQATFGVGIVAGAGYNIVAGLFVDLRFYMGLSELYPDVKSLDDYADGDTAEEGEYSLVNMSGARMMKFKAGISYWFM